A part of Silvimonas soli genomic DNA contains:
- a CDS encoding NAD-dependent epimerase/dehydratase family protein, whose protein sequence is MDIVKSFQINQVLPINRIRSRHLMRPRLLIAGCGDVISRALPWLLARFQVFVICRREDQAVELRHAGAHVLRADLDDASTLSRLGGLRAALIHSAPPVASGEADLRTHKLLAALQKSSARPQKRPILAYPTLAAVYISTTGVYGNADGQWLDECAPLRPDSARAQRRVSAEQQMRTWARRAGRRLSILRAPGIYAEGRLPVERVRRGDPSINPAEDSWSNHIHADDLAHAVCLALFRGKPLRAYNAVDDHPTLMGDWFDQVADACDLPRPPRIARSEASQQLSPALMSYLNESRKLRNCRIKRELRLHLRWPTTMKYLHSQISHKLPKVKPQ, encoded by the coding sequence TTGGACATCGTAAAATCTTTCCAGATCAATCAAGTGTTGCCAATAAACAGAATTAGATCGCGTCACCTCATGCGCCCCCGCTTGTTGATAGCCGGTTGTGGCGACGTCATTTCGCGCGCACTGCCCTGGTTGCTGGCACGGTTTCAAGTCTTTGTGATCTGCCGCCGCGAAGATCAGGCCGTCGAACTGCGACACGCCGGTGCCCATGTATTGCGGGCCGACCTTGACGATGCGTCTACACTCAGCCGCCTCGGCGGCCTGCGCGCAGCACTGATTCATAGCGCGCCGCCTGTTGCTTCAGGTGAGGCCGATTTGCGAACTCACAAGTTGCTTGCTGCATTACAAAAATCGTCGGCAAGACCACAGAAGCGGCCAATTTTAGCATACCCAACCCTGGCGGCTGTCTACATCAGCACGACCGGGGTCTATGGAAATGCCGACGGCCAATGGCTGGACGAATGCGCGCCATTGCGACCGGATTCCGCACGTGCCCAGCGACGAGTCAGCGCAGAACAGCAAATGCGGACTTGGGCGCGGCGCGCTGGTCGGCGCTTAAGCATCCTGCGGGCGCCTGGCATCTATGCCGAAGGCCGTTTGCCAGTAGAACGGGTTAGGCGGGGCGATCCTTCTATCAATCCCGCAGAGGACAGCTGGTCCAACCATATTCATGCCGACGACCTGGCCCACGCGGTTTGCCTGGCGTTATTTCGGGGCAAACCATTACGGGCCTACAACGCGGTGGATGATCACCCGACACTCATGGGCGACTGGTTTGACCAGGTTGCCGACGCCTGCGATCTACCCCGACCACCACGCATCGCCCGCAGCGAAGCCAGTCAGCAGCTGTCACCGGCGCTGATGTCGTATCTCAATGAATCCAGAAAACTGCGCAACTGCCGTATCAAACGAGAATTGCGCCTGCATTTGCGCTGGCCCACGACAATGAAATATTTGCATTCGCAAATTTCTCATAAATTGCCTAAGGTCAAACCTCAGTAG
- the adhP gene encoding alcohol dehydrogenase AdhP, with product MPVSARAAVVREFKKPLEITHVDIPDPGPGQVLIRLIACGVCHTDLHAAHGDWPVKPTPPFIPGHEGVGEVVQVGPGVKRIKKGDIVGSPWLHDACGCCTYCVTGWETLCETQNNTGYSVNGGFAEYMLAPADYVAVIPEGLDPADVAPILCAGVTTYKGLKETDAKPGDWVAISGIGGLGHVAVQYAKAMGFKVVAIDHGADKLALAKELGADLAYDYADADMVAKVQKDTGGVHGALVTAVSPAAFKQGIDLLRRGGTISLVGLPPGTFETPIFDVVLKRITVRGSIVGTREDLRESLQFAADGKVKVHYSTAKLDEINEIFAKMEAGELLGRVVLTF from the coding sequence ATGCCGGTTTCCGCACGCGCAGCCGTGGTTCGCGAATTCAAAAAACCGCTCGAAATCACCCATGTCGATATCCCCGATCCAGGTCCAGGCCAGGTGCTGATCCGCCTGATCGCCTGCGGTGTGTGCCACACCGACTTGCACGCGGCCCATGGGGACTGGCCGGTGAAACCAACACCACCGTTTATTCCGGGGCATGAAGGCGTTGGCGAAGTCGTGCAGGTTGGGCCGGGCGTAAAACGCATCAAAAAGGGTGATATCGTTGGCTCGCCGTGGTTGCATGATGCGTGCGGCTGCTGCACTTATTGCGTCACCGGCTGGGAAACGCTGTGCGAAACCCAAAACAACACCGGTTATTCGGTGAACGGTGGCTTTGCCGAATACATGCTCGCCCCGGCCGACTACGTGGCCGTGATTCCGGAAGGGCTTGATCCTGCGGACGTCGCGCCGATTCTGTGCGCTGGCGTGACCACCTATAAAGGATTGAAAGAGACCGACGCCAAACCCGGTGACTGGGTCGCCATCTCCGGCATCGGCGGCTTGGGGCACGTCGCGGTGCAATACGCCAAGGCCATGGGTTTCAAGGTGGTTGCCATTGACCACGGCGCTGACAAACTGGCGCTGGCGAAAGAACTGGGCGCAGATCTGGCCTACGACTACGCCGACGCGGACATGGTGGCCAAAGTGCAGAAAGACACCGGTGGCGTGCACGGCGCGCTGGTTACTGCGGTATCGCCTGCCGCCTTCAAACAAGGTATCGATCTGTTGCGCCGTGGCGGCACGATTTCGCTGGTTGGTTTGCCACCGGGCACTTTTGAAACACCCATTTTTGACGTCGTGCTCAAGCGCATCACCGTTCGCGGCTCCATCGTTGGCACCCGCGAAGACTTGCGTGAATCACTGCAGTTTGCGGCAGACGGCAAGGTCAAAGTGCATTACAGCACAGCCAAACTGGATGAGATCAATGAGATTTTCGCCAAAATGGAAGCGGGCGAATTGCTGGGACGCGTGGTGCTGACCTTCTGA
- a CDS encoding flagellar brake protein, which translates to MSEPENQQEQQSPIAEGEDVSPFLLTNVLEIGAVLRQLVQRGDFVTIYFSHGQQLMLSRILAVDVAKRELILDVGGHQATNDALAKSERNIVVAMPDGVKVQFVIGQPDIVEFEDSPAFRVPFPRDLVKLQRREFFRIDTPLVRPWACEVILAGNQRATLEVHDISLGGVGLWANSTQAAMLQPGEKVPKAELELGQWGNMPVNLEVRSRRVMMTRSGQEMHHIGCRFLNIGRSAEAMLQRLLAHLERERKSLVDR; encoded by the coding sequence ATGAGCGAGCCTGAGAACCAACAAGAACAGCAAAGCCCCATTGCAGAGGGCGAAGACGTATCACCGTTCTTGCTGACCAACGTACTGGAAATCGGAGCCGTCTTGCGCCAGTTGGTGCAGCGGGGCGATTTCGTGACCATCTATTTTTCGCATGGTCAGCAGTTGATGCTGTCGCGCATTCTGGCTGTGGATGTCGCCAAGCGCGAACTGATCCTGGATGTCGGCGGTCACCAGGCAACCAACGACGCCCTGGCCAAATCCGAGCGAAATATCGTGGTGGCCATGCCTGATGGGGTGAAGGTGCAATTTGTGATCGGCCAGCCAGACATCGTCGAATTTGAAGACTCGCCTGCATTCAGGGTTCCATTTCCGCGTGACCTCGTAAAACTGCAAAGGCGCGAATTTTTCCGGATTGATACCCCGTTGGTCCGCCCGTGGGCCTGTGAAGTAATCCTGGCAGGTAACCAGCGAGCCACGCTTGAGGTCCACGATATTTCGCTCGGCGGCGTGGGGCTGTGGGCAAACTCAACTCAAGCGGCAATGCTTCAGCCAGGTGAGAAGGTGCCCAAAGCCGAACTGGAGCTGGGGCAATGGGGCAACATGCCGGTGAATCTGGAAGTGCGTTCCCGCCGGGTGATGATGACGCGTTCCGGGCAGGAAATGCATCATATCGGCTGCCGCTTTCTTAATATTGGCCGCAGCGCCGAAGCCATGCTGCAGCGTTTGCTGGCGCACCTTGAACGTGAGCGTAAGTCATTGGTCGATCGCTAG
- a CDS encoding SCO family protein — protein MKKLSGFLRPAIFAVLIALSLLTGCSKVAFEGTDITGVDFGGDFTLVDHHGKARRLADFNDKVVALFFGYTHCPDVCPTTMAEYAAVMKTLGSKASQVQVLFVSLDPERDTPALLAQYVPAFNPGFIGMTGTPQQVAEVAARYKVVYQKQGSGADYTLDHSAGSYLLDRKGRLRVLENYGAAPSVLAKDLNTLIEE, from the coding sequence ATGAAAAAACTCTCTGGTTTTTTACGGCCTGCGATATTCGCGGTTCTGATAGCACTCTCTTTGTTGACTGGCTGTTCTAAAGTCGCATTCGAGGGCACCGATATTACCGGGGTAGACTTTGGCGGTGATTTCACGCTGGTGGACCATCACGGCAAAGCCCGACGTCTGGCGGATTTCAATGACAAGGTCGTGGCGCTGTTTTTTGGTTACACCCATTGTCCGGATGTTTGTCCAACCACCATGGCAGAATACGCGGCGGTCATGAAAACACTGGGCAGCAAGGCGTCGCAGGTACAAGTCCTGTTTGTGTCGCTGGACCCGGAGCGGGACACCCCGGCGTTACTGGCGCAATATGTGCCGGCGTTTAACCCCGGATTTATTGGCATGACCGGCACGCCACAACAAGTGGCGGAGGTCGCCGCGCGTTATAAAGTGGTGTACCAGAAACAAGGTTCAGGTGCGGATTACACCCTGGATCACAGTGCGGGCAGTTATTTACTGGATAGAAAAGGGCGCCTGCGGGTGCTGGAAAATTACGGTGCTGCGCCATCGGTATTGGCGAAAGACCTGAATACCCTGATTGAGGAATAA
- the bioD gene encoding dethiobiotin synthase, producing MAAQGYFITGTDTEVGKTVATCQLLRAFNAAGKQTIGMKPVASGCELRSDVDGHSFMWNADVAAHAAASSVQADHQLVNPYRFMPPIAPHLAAREAGIDVSLPHLLQCSAALQQQADVVLVEGAGGWYAPLNESAMMADLAKALGFPVILVVGMRLGCINHALLSAQAIEASGLQFAGWIANRVDPAMSRYEDNLQTLQKALRSPLLGQIEYAAAAEQGCLPTTALHFLC from the coding sequence ATGGCCGCGCAGGGTTACTTCATTACCGGCACGGATACCGAAGTCGGTAAAACCGTCGCCACTTGTCAGTTGCTGAGAGCCTTTAACGCAGCAGGCAAGCAAACCATCGGTATGAAGCCGGTTGCGTCAGGTTGTGAGCTGCGTAGCGATGTAGATGGTCATTCTTTTATGTGGAATGCTGACGTTGCCGCGCATGCCGCAGCCTCTAGCGTGCAGGCAGACCACCAGTTGGTGAATCCCTACCGCTTCATGCCGCCAATCGCCCCGCATCTGGCCGCTCGCGAAGCGGGAATTGACGTTTCTTTGCCACATCTGCTGCAATGCTCCGCGGCCTTGCAGCAGCAGGCAGATGTGGTGCTGGTGGAAGGTGCTGGCGGCTGGTATGCACCGCTAAACGAGTCCGCCATGATGGCTGATCTGGCTAAAGCGTTGGGCTTTCCGGTGATTCTGGTGGTGGGGATGCGTTTGGGTTGTATCAACCATGCGCTTCTGTCGGCGCAGGCCATAGAGGCGAGCGGGCTCCAGTTTGCGGGGTGGATCGCCAACCGGGTTGATCCGGCCATGTCACGCTACGAGGATAACCTGCAAACCTTGCAAAAGGCGCTGCGTTCCCCGCTATTAGGGCAGATCGAGTATGCTGCCGCAGCCGAGCAAGGCTGCTTGCCAACGACGGCGCTGCATTTTCTTTGCTGA
- the bioC gene encoding malonyl-ACP O-methyltransferase BioC, whose amino-acid sequence MSEAFYTDKVAVRAAFDKAASTYDAAAVLQREVVQRMAERLDYIRIKPERMLDAGSGTGFACPILRERYPEGRLIELDLAPGMLRIAREQRGGGIKAMFDRRKPVQVCGDLEALPLASNSVDLIWSSLALQWCNVPDAAFAEMLRVLKPGGLLMFSTLGPDTLKELRSAFASIDGYTHVNQFIDMHDLGDALVNSGFATPVMDMEHITLTYPELKPILADLKGIGAHNATRGRRSGMMGKTAWQRVVANYEQFRRDGELPATYEVVYGHAWKPEIMPARTLADGSQVIEFRPRAR is encoded by the coding sequence ATGAGTGAAGCGTTTTACACCGATAAAGTCGCCGTTCGCGCGGCTTTTGACAAAGCAGCCAGTACCTATGACGCCGCAGCCGTATTGCAGCGTGAAGTCGTCCAGCGCATGGCCGAACGGCTGGACTATATCCGCATCAAACCAGAGCGCATGCTGGATGCAGGTAGCGGCACCGGCTTTGCCTGTCCGATTCTGCGCGAACGTTATCCGGAAGGGCGGCTGATTGAACTTGATCTGGCGCCCGGCATGCTGCGCATCGCACGTGAGCAACGTGGTGGTGGCATCAAGGCCATGTTCGACCGTCGCAAGCCAGTACAGGTATGTGGCGATCTGGAAGCACTGCCGCTGGCCAGCAACTCGGTTGATCTGATCTGGTCTAGCCTGGCCTTGCAGTGGTGCAATGTGCCGGATGCGGCCTTTGCCGAAATGCTGCGCGTGCTCAAGCCGGGCGGCTTGCTGATGTTCTCCACGCTCGGCCCGGATACCCTTAAAGAGTTGCGTTCGGCCTTTGCCAGCATTGACGGCTACACCCATGTGAACCAGTTTATCGACATGCACGATCTGGGCGATGCGCTGGTGAATAGCGGCTTTGCTACGCCAGTGATGGACATGGAACACATCACGCTAACCTATCCCGAACTCAAACCCATCCTCGCTGACCTGAAAGGCATTGGCGCGCATAACGCAACGCGCGGCAGACGTAGCGGCATGATGGGCAAAACGGCATGGCAGCGGGTCGTGGCCAATTACGAGCAATTCAGGCGAGATGGCGAACTGCCAGCAACCTACGAAGTGGTTTATGGCCACGCCTGGAAACCTGAAATCATGCCGGCCAGAACACTGGCCGATGGTAGTCAGGTGATTGAATTCCGGCCGAGAGCACGCTAA
- a CDS encoding DedA family protein: MDFNLIQIFLHLDVYLQQMAQNYGTGIYALLFAVIFCETGLVVFPFLPGDSLLFVGGAVAALGGMDPYLLAGTLILAAILGDSTNYIIGRTIGEKLFSNPNSKIFRRDYLTRTHEFYDRHGGKTVTLARFIPIVRTFAPFVAGVGKMPYLRFLAFSVFGTLVWVGGLVALGYFFGNIEFIKKNLSVMIICIVGISFLPMIIGAVRHKLGKA, from the coding sequence ATGGACTTCAATCTGATCCAGATTTTTCTGCACCTGGACGTTTATCTGCAGCAAATGGCGCAGAACTACGGCACCGGCATTTATGCGCTGCTGTTCGCGGTGATCTTTTGCGAAACCGGTCTGGTGGTTTTTCCGTTCCTGCCGGGCGATTCATTGCTGTTTGTGGGCGGCGCGGTGGCGGCACTGGGCGGCATGGACCCATACCTCTTGGCGGGGACGTTGATTCTGGCGGCTATCCTGGGCGACAGCACCAACTACATCATTGGCCGTACCATCGGCGAAAAGCTGTTCAGCAATCCCAATTCAAAAATATTCCGTCGTGATTACCTGACGCGCACGCATGAATTTTATGATCGCCACGGCGGCAAGACCGTGACGCTGGCGCGATTCATCCCCATCGTGCGCACCTTTGCACCGTTTGTCGCAGGTGTGGGCAAGATGCCGTATCTGCGCTTTCTGGCGTTCAGCGTATTCGGTACGCTGGTTTGGGTAGGTGGTCTGGTGGCGCTGGGTTATTTCTTTGGCAACATCGAGTTCATCAAGAAGAATCTTTCCGTGATGATCATCTGCATTGTTGGTATTTCTTTCCTGCCGATGATCATCGGCGCGGTACGGCACAAGCTGGGTAAGGCATGA
- the secF gene encoding protein translocase subunit SecF — protein MEFFHVKRDIPFMSYGKITTAISLATFLLAVFFLVHKGLNLGVEFTGGTVVEMQYSQSVDLNSVRTKVDSLKYGDAQVQALGNTRDVMVRIPNIKGKTSAQLSNDVLNTLKQDRPDVQIRKVEFIGPSVGDELVSHGLTALTLVCVGIMAYLAIRFEWRFAVSAIIANMHDVVIILGFFAFFQWEFSLTVLAAVLAVLGYSVNESVVVFDRIRENFRKPNMRGKGVPEIIDNAITATMSRTIITHGSTEVMVLSMLIFGGPALHGFASALTIGILFGIYSSVLVASPLLLMFGVTRDNMIKPVKVKQEAVV, from the coding sequence ATTGAGTTTTTCCATGTAAAGCGCGACATCCCGTTCATGAGCTACGGGAAGATCACCACGGCGATTTCGCTGGCGACCTTCTTGCTGGCCGTGTTCTTTCTGGTGCACAAAGGGCTGAATCTGGGCGTTGAGTTCACCGGTGGTACGGTGGTCGAAATGCAATACAGCCAGTCAGTGGATCTGAATTCGGTCCGGACCAAGGTTGATTCGCTCAAGTACGGCGATGCTCAGGTGCAGGCGCTGGGTAACACCCGCGACGTGATGGTGCGTATCCCGAACATCAAGGGCAAGACCTCGGCCCAGCTATCTAACGATGTGCTGAACACGCTCAAGCAAGACCGCCCGGACGTACAAATCCGCAAGGTTGAGTTTATTGGGCCGTCGGTGGGCGATGAACTGGTGTCGCACGGCCTGACCGCGCTGACGCTGGTTTGCGTCGGCATCATGGCCTATCTGGCGATTCGCTTTGAGTGGCGTTTTGCGGTCTCCGCCATCATCGCCAACATGCATGACGTGGTGATTATTCTCGGGTTCTTTGCGTTCTTCCAGTGGGAGTTCTCGCTGACCGTGCTGGCCGCGGTGCTGGCTGTGCTGGGTTACTCGGTGAACGAATCGGTGGTGGTGTTTGACCGGATTCGCGAGAACTTTCGCAAGCCCAACATGCGCGGCAAGGGCGTGCCGGAAATCATTGATAACGCCATTACCGCCACCATGAGCCGGACCATCATCACTCACGGTTCGACCGAAGTGATGGTGTTGTCTATGCTGATCTTCGGCGGCCCGGCATTGCACGGGTTTGCTTCGGCACTGACGATCGGTATTTTGTTCGGGATTTATTCATCGGTGCTGGTGGCTTCGCCACTATTACTGATGTTTGGCGTGACCCGCGACAACATGATCAAGCCAGTGAAAGTCAAACAGGAAGCAGTGGTCTAA
- the secD gene encoding protein translocase subunit SecD has translation MNRYPVWKYLLIIVTVVVAVLYTLPNLFGESPAVQISSARATVKVDAALQDRVTALATKAGFTPEAVLSDANSVKLRFKDTETQLKVKDAIQSALGDDYSVALNLVPQTPAWLVAIGAKPMSLGLDLRGGVHFLLEVDMDAAVSKSLDKTAGDVRRELRDKEIRYGKIDRLRDSVVVQLRDAQTVDDTTNALRKALPNMALTEAKDPNNYSVTLTFTPASLLQLKNDAVKQNITTLHNRVNELGVAEPVIQQQGEGRIVVELPGVQDTAKAKDILGRTATLEVRLVDDDQSHLQQALAGNVPDGTVLMTERGRNGQPSPILVKKDVELTGDSINDAQPGFDDHSQPAVSISLDSTGANIFRQLTHDNVNKRMAMILVEKGKGEVVTAPVIRSEIGGGRVQISGAMTVADANDTALLLRAGSLAAPMNIVEERTVGPSLGKENIQKGFESTMYGFLAIAVFMVIYYRVFGVSSAIALSANLMFLLALLSMLGVTLTLPGIAAIALTLGMAIDSNVLINERVREELRNGMSPHMSIQNGYAHAFATILDSNVTTLIAGLALLIFGSGAVRGFAWVHCFGIITSMYSAVFVSRGLINLFYGYRRRLSTLAV, from the coding sequence ATGAACCGTTATCCCGTGTGGAAGTACCTGCTGATCATCGTCACCGTTGTGGTGGCGGTGCTTTACACCCTGCCGAATCTCTTCGGTGAAAGCCCCGCAGTGCAGATTTCCAGTGCCCGGGCCACCGTCAAGGTGGATGCCGCGCTGCAAGATCGCGTAACGGCTTTGGCTACCAAGGCCGGGTTTACCCCAGAAGCTGTGCTGAGCGATGCCAATTCGGTCAAGCTGCGCTTCAAAGATACTGAAACCCAGCTCAAGGTCAAGGATGCCATCCAGTCCGCGCTGGGCGACGATTACTCCGTGGCGCTAAATCTGGTGCCGCAAACACCGGCATGGCTGGTGGCCATTGGTGCCAAGCCGATGTCGCTGGGTCTGGATTTGCGCGGTGGTGTGCACTTCTTGCTAGAAGTGGACATGGATGCTGCGGTCAGCAAGTCGCTGGACAAAACCGCCGGTGACGTGCGCCGCGAACTGCGCGACAAAGAAATCCGCTACGGCAAGATCGATCGCCTGCGCGACAGCGTAGTCGTGCAATTGCGTGACGCACAAACGGTGGATGACACCACCAACGCGCTGCGCAAAGCCCTGCCGAATATGGCACTGACCGAAGCCAAAGACCCGAACAACTACTCCGTGACGTTGACCTTCACGCCAGCCTCTTTACTGCAACTGAAGAACGATGCAGTGAAGCAGAACATCACCACGCTGCATAACCGCGTGAATGAACTGGGTGTGGCCGAGCCGGTGATCCAGCAACAAGGTGAAGGCCGCATTGTGGTCGAACTGCCTGGTGTGCAGGATACCGCCAAGGCCAAGGATATTCTGGGTCGTACCGCCACGCTGGAAGTACGCTTGGTGGACGATGACCAATCGCATCTTCAGCAAGCGCTGGCTGGTAACGTTCCGGATGGCACGGTACTGATGACCGAACGTGGTCGCAATGGTCAACCTAGCCCGATCCTGGTCAAGAAAGACGTAGAACTGACTGGCGACAGCATCAACGACGCCCAGCCTGGTTTTGACGATCACAGCCAGCCAGCGGTCTCGATCAGCCTGGATTCAACCGGCGCCAATATCTTCCGTCAGCTCACTCACGACAACGTGAACAAGCGCATGGCGATGATTCTGGTAGAAAAGGGTAAGGGCGAAGTCGTTACCGCTCCGGTGATCCGTAGCGAAATCGGTGGTGGTCGCGTGCAGATTTCCGGCGCCATGACGGTGGCTGACGCCAACGACACCGCGCTGCTGCTGCGTGCCGGTTCGCTGGCCGCGCCGATGAACATCGTGGAAGAACGCACGGTTGGTCCAAGCCTGGGTAAGGAAAACATCCAGAAGGGCTTTGAGTCGACCATGTATGGTTTCCTCGCCATTGCCGTATTCATGGTGATCTATTACCGCGTGTTCGGTGTGTCCTCGGCCATTGCGTTGAGCGCCAACCTGATGTTCCTGCTGGCGCTGTTGTCCATGCTGGGCGTTACGCTCACGCTGCCAGGTATCGCGGCGATTGCGCTGACGCTGGGGATGGCGATTGACTCCAACGTGCTGATCAACGAGCGCGTGCGTGAAGAACTGCGCAACGGCATGAGCCCGCATATGTCGATCCAGAACGGCTACGCTCACGCGTTTGCCACCATTCTGGATTCGAACGTCACCACCTTGATCGCCGGTCTGGCTCTGCTGATCTTCGGTTCGGGCGCGGTGCGCGGCTTTGCCTGGGTGCATTGCTTCGGCATCATCACCTCCATGTACAGCGCTGTGTTTGTTTCCCGCGGCCTGATCAACTTGTTCTACGGCTACCGTCGCCGCTTGTCCACGCTGGCTGTATAA
- the yajC gene encoding preprotein translocase subunit YajC, whose product MQLIPSAFAADAGASAGPMGGLLSFAPMIVIFVLFYFLLIRPQQKRAKEQQAMLQAVQKGDEIVTTGGLLGRVAKATDAYLTIELADGVEVLIQRSAVAQRLEKGTIKNNK is encoded by the coding sequence ATGCAGCTGATCCCTTCTGCCTTCGCCGCTGATGCGGGCGCAAGCGCCGGCCCAATGGGAGGACTGCTGTCCTTCGCGCCGATGATCGTCATCTTCGTGCTGTTCTATTTCTTGTTGATTCGTCCGCAACAAAAGCGCGCCAAAGAGCAACAAGCCATGTTGCAAGCCGTGCAAAAGGGCGATGAAATTGTGACTACCGGTGGTTTGCTGGGACGCGTTGCCAAAGCAACGGATGCTTATCTCACGATTGAACTGGCTGACGGTGTTGAAGTGTTGATCCAGCGTTCGGCAGTTGCCCAGCGCCTGGAAAAAGGCACGATCAAAAACAATAAGTAA
- the tgt gene encoding tRNA guanosine(34) transglycosylase Tgt: MSQHTQQALDGLQFELKTTSGGARRGQVTLNHGVVQTPVFMPVGTYGTVKAMTPRDLNEISAQIILGNTFHLWLRPGLEVIGQFGGLHEFMGWDKPILTDSGGFQVFSLGDLRKITEEGVKFQSPVNGTKLFLTPEESMRIQRVLNSDVVMIFDECTPYPATHKEAADSMRMSARWARRSRDEFDRLENPNALFGIVQGGMYEDLRDESLAGLDDIGFHGMAIGGLSVGEPREEFYRVLAYTGPKLPVNKPRYLMGVGTPEDLVFGVSQGIDMFDCVMPTRNARNGMLFTRYGDIKIKNAKHRQDKRVLDETCDCYTCRNFSRAYLHHLFRSGEILAAQLNTIHNLRYYQVLMADMRAAIEQDAFPAYVTGFHADRARGTD; the protein is encoded by the coding sequence ATGTCCCAACACACTCAGCAAGCACTTGATGGCTTGCAGTTCGAACTGAAAACCACCAGCGGCGGTGCTCGCCGTGGTCAGGTGACGCTGAATCATGGCGTGGTGCAGACCCCGGTGTTCATGCCGGTCGGCACCTATGGCACGGTCAAGGCCATGACCCCGCGAGATCTGAATGAAATCTCGGCGCAGATCATCCTGGGCAACACTTTTCACCTGTGGCTGCGCCCGGGGCTGGAAGTAATTGGCCAGTTTGGTGGCCTGCATGAATTCATGGGCTGGGATAAGCCCATCCTCACCGACTCTGGCGGCTTTCAGGTGTTCAGCCTGGGCGATTTGCGCAAGATCACTGAAGAAGGCGTCAAATTCCAGAGCCCGGTGAACGGGACTAAGTTGTTTCTCACACCCGAAGAATCCATGCGTATCCAGCGCGTGCTTAATTCCGACGTAGTGATGATTTTTGACGAATGCACCCCGTATCCGGCCACGCATAAAGAGGCGGCGGATTCAATGCGGATGTCGGCGCGTTGGGCGCGGCGTTCTCGCGATGAGTTTGACCGGCTGGAAAACCCCAACGCGCTGTTCGGCATTGTTCAGGGTGGCATGTATGAAGACCTGCGTGACGAATCGCTGGCGGGTCTTGATGACATCGGTTTTCACGGCATGGCCATTGGCGGCCTGAGCGTAGGCGAGCCACGCGAAGAGTTTTACCGCGTACTGGCGTACACCGGCCCCAAGTTGCCGGTGAACAAGCCGCGTTATCTGATGGGTGTGGGTACGCCGGAAGATCTGGTTTTTGGCGTTTCGCAAGGCATCGACATGTTCGATTGCGTGATGCCAACCCGCAATGCGCGCAACGGTATGTTGTTTACACGCTACGGCGACATCAAGATCAAGAATGCCAAACATCGGCAAGACAAACGTGTGCTGGATGAAACCTGCGACTGCTACACTTGCCGCAATTTCAGCCGGGCGTATCTGCATCATTTGTTCCGCTCGGGCGAAATTCTGGCCGCACAACTGAATACTATCCACAACTTGCGCTACTACCAGGTGTTGATGGCAGACATGCGCGCCGCCATTGAACAAGATGCATTCCCCGCCTATGTGACCGGTTTTCATGCTGACCGGGCACGAGGAACTGACTGA